In bacterium, the following proteins share a genomic window:
- a CDS encoding DEAD/DEAH box helicase, protein MTRRTPEGALLCALAWRRPGRPVWLALDLPGAVRVHEIGDPDHDPALGPGAVLIAGTGSECRELGGGGLLVGGGALWSLLDPGQPRAPAPDDDEDGIAIETALRQGARRFVERVRWYRQLDQALRDAVRRDLSFGHPSLAPLLDHLEQVALPPVEPVAAAESTPPGAARVPRPCPGDPDGIHAWLCDTEGLGAVYGDKWSPRSEQATMAREVALALQRREPLLVEAGTGVGKTLAYLVPLAAAAAQGRRAVVSTHTRALQSQVLSQDLPRLQPLLGEKRFRLLMGRRNYLCLRQERAFLTRPVEDLADGLRTAALRLWLAVTSEGLREELADHPLLQPCLAELFDAADLCLPGLCWETDRCHVQRARRRAREADILVVNHALLLHDLRQGGTLLGEYDALVIDEAHRLPAVTLETHSVACGLRRLTDLDDALGAAPAGGIPPRLELAARRLEARGPAGERAAAACTDCGRALVRMQTSFRRWWQGVGEQMTQLPGAAQSDIGRVRLRDTEAYFAPLRPQTAALLEDAAAAAAAQAMVGTAVGDLDDLEPALQDDLAQVAMAGQILRLLEHDVAFLTGAPDEGWVTWIEPSRQRAAAGRPGVALLGATLLEAGSVLREAWQEADLRPIVTSATLAVGEDFTHMLDELGLSRRRPSTRTLSCPSPFDYREQCRILVPARFADPGSPGFDEAVGGVLAALARGVPRKTMALFTSYRAIRIAQDVLAAHGYDASGAAGGPVVLAQGPRQPAAAVGEQFRRLPRAILLGTATFWEGVDFPGDDLEVLIVAKLPFLVPSDPWVEARCERLQAMGENPFTSFMVRDAVLRLRQGFGRLIRRTGDRGVVLILDNRLHTKNYGNTFLGALPTLPATYGDEADLLARVDAFFSRPAAREQP, encoded by the coding sequence ATGACCCGGCGAACGCCTGAAGGCGCACTGCTCTGCGCACTGGCCTGGCGCCGGCCCGGCCGCCCGGTCTGGCTGGCGCTCGACCTGCCCGGCGCCGTGCGCGTGCACGAGATCGGCGATCCCGATCATGACCCTGCGCTCGGTCCGGGCGCCGTGCTGATCGCCGGGACGGGCAGCGAGTGCCGCGAGCTTGGCGGTGGCGGCCTGCTGGTCGGCGGCGGCGCCCTGTGGAGCCTTCTCGACCCCGGGCAGCCGCGGGCGCCCGCCCCGGACGACGACGAGGACGGCATCGCGATCGAGACCGCGTTGCGCCAGGGAGCGCGCCGCTTCGTCGAGCGTGTCCGCTGGTACCGGCAACTGGACCAGGCGCTGCGGGACGCCGTGCGGCGCGACCTGTCGTTCGGGCATCCCTCGCTGGCCCCGCTGCTCGACCACCTCGAGCAGGTCGCCCTCCCGCCCGTGGAGCCGGTCGCTGCTGCCGAGTCGACGCCGCCTGGTGCGGCTCGCGTGCCGCGTCCCTGCCCGGGCGACCCCGACGGCATCCATGCCTGGCTCTGCGACACCGAAGGCCTGGGCGCCGTCTACGGCGACAAGTGGTCGCCGCGCAGCGAACAGGCGACGATGGCGCGCGAGGTGGCGCTGGCCCTGCAGCGCCGCGAACCGCTGCTTGTCGAGGCGGGCACGGGCGTCGGCAAGACGTTGGCCTACCTTGTGCCGCTGGCGGCCGCTGCGGCGCAGGGACGGCGCGCCGTGGTCTCGACGCACACGCGCGCGTTGCAGTCGCAGGTGCTCAGCCAGGACCTCCCGCGACTGCAGCCGCTGCTGGGAGAAAAGCGTTTCCGCCTGCTGATGGGGCGCCGCAACTATCTCTGCCTTCGCCAGGAGCGCGCGTTCCTGACGCGTCCGGTCGAGGACCTCGCCGACGGACTGCGCACGGCGGCCCTGCGCCTGTGGCTGGCGGTGACGTCGGAGGGCCTGCGCGAGGAACTGGCCGACCATCCGCTGCTGCAGCCTTGCCTCGCCGAATTGTTCGATGCGGCGGACCTCTGCCTGCCGGGCCTCTGCTGGGAGACCGATCGCTGCCATGTGCAGCGTGCGCGTCGGCGCGCGCGCGAGGCCGACATCCTCGTCGTGAACCACGCGCTGCTGCTGCACGACCTGAGACAGGGAGGCACCCTGCTCGGCGAGTACGACGCGCTGGTGATCGACGAGGCGCATCGCCTGCCCGCGGTCACGCTCGAGACGCACTCCGTCGCCTGCGGCCTGCGCCGGCTCACCGACCTGGACGATGCGCTGGGCGCCGCGCCGGCGGGGGGCATCCCGCCGCGGCTCGAACTGGCGGCGCGCAGGCTTGAGGCCCGCGGGCCGGCCGGTGAGCGTGCCGCTGCAGCCTGTACCGATTGCGGCCGCGCATTGGTGCGCATGCAGACTTCGTTCCGCCGCTGGTGGCAGGGCGTGGGCGAGCAGATGACCCAGCTGCCGGGCGCCGCACAGTCGGATATCGGCCGCGTCCGGTTGCGCGACACCGAGGCCTACTTTGCGCCGTTGCGCCCGCAGACGGCGGCGCTGCTCGAGGATGCCGCCGCCGCCGCCGCCGCGCAGGCCATGGTCGGCACTGCGGTCGGCGATCTCGACGATCTCGAGCCCGCCCTGCAGGACGACCTGGCGCAGGTCGCCATGGCCGGCCAGATCCTTCGCCTGCTGGAGCACGACGTGGCCTTCCTGACGGGAGCGCCCGACGAGGGCTGGGTCACCTGGATCGAACCGTCGCGACAACGGGCCGCTGCCGGCCGCCCCGGCGTGGCGCTGCTCGGCGCGACGCTGCTCGAGGCGGGCTCGGTCCTGCGCGAAGCGTGGCAGGAAGCCGACCTGCGTCCCATCGTCACGAGCGCCACGCTGGCCGTCGGCGAGGACTTCACGCACATGCTCGACGAGCTGGGACTGAGCCGGCGGCGACCGTCAACGCGCACGTTGAGCTGCCCATCGCCGTTCGACTATCGCGAACAGTGCCGCATCCTGGTGCCGGCGCGCTTCGCCGACCCCGGTTCGCCCGGCTTCGACGAGGCGGTCGGCGGCGTGCTGGCGGCTCTTGCGCGCGGAGTGCCGCGCAAGACGATGGCGCTGTTCACATCGTACCGCGCTATCCGCATTGCGCAGGACGTGCTGGCGGCGCACGGCTACGACGCTTCCGGCGCCGCCGGCGGCCCGGTCGTGCTGGCGCAGGGGCCGCGGCAGCCGGCGGCGGCCGTGGGTGAGCAGTTCCGGCGCCTGCCGCGCGCGATCCTCCTGGGCACGGCCACGTTCTGGGAAGGCGTCGATTTCCCGGGCGACGACCTCGAGGTGCTCATCGTGGCGAAGCTGCCGTTCCTGGTGCCCTCCGACCCGTGGGTCGAGGCACGATGTGAACGCCTGCAGGCGATGGGCGAAAACCCGTTCACCAGCTTCATGGTGCGCGATGCCGTGCTCCGGCTGCGGCAGGGATTCGGCCGCCTGATCCGGCGTACCGGCGATCGCGGCGTCGTGCTCATCCTCGACAATCGCCTGCACACGAAGAACTACGGCAACACCTTCCTGGGCGCCCTGCCCACGTTGCCGGCAACCTACGGCGACGAGGCGGACCTGCTGGCCCGCGTCGACGCCTTCTTCAGCCGCCCCGCGGCCAGGGAGCAGCCATGA
- the ligA gene encoding NAD-dependent DNA ligase LigA, giving the protein MRDRPSNDADSTAASAAAAARAEAASLREELRRHRHLYYVEAEPEISDVEYDALERRLQELEALWPDLASADTPTAQVGSDADARFPSLPHSRPMLSLANSYEPTEIDEFTARLRRELTGPAAALPLRLTVEPKIDGVALAVRYRDGRLEAGLTRGDGKRGDLITANAATIRGVPTELPAGWQSAFPAPAPRFFEARGEAYLSLSRFAKLNEERLDAGLEALANPRNATAGTLKTLDVEEVRKRGLSAFFYQLFPLPGDDGTTSEDFPDHTAEMAALRALGLPVNPFLRSADDAAGVHAHLEELQRERGSFDYQIDGAVVKVDSRAQQAALGFTAKAPRWGVAYKFAAEEAVTTLRGITLQVGRTGVITPVAELEPVALAGTTVSRATLHNWDELERKDIRIGDTVVVAKGGDIIPKVLSVVMERRPQNAQPLPPPSACPVCGSPTVRREEEVALRCSNPRCPAVMAGRLRHFAGRDACDIDGLGGRWIDLFLERGLVRGPADLFVLERETLAALPGWGEKSADRLLAGLERARRRPWAAKIFALGIPQVGVSTALTLARHYSGIDALRAATPATLADLPDIGPVVGEQVCAFFAGDDGRDLVAGLRVAGFFLDAEELPPAPAAVGDNWFAGRTFVLTGTLENMTRGEARAAIEAFGGKVAGSVSRATHVVVAGAKAGSKLDKATELGIEVVDEEGFRRRLQEIGPGGSGGDDPANA; this is encoded by the coding sequence ATGCGCGACCGTCCATCCAACGATGCCGATTCCACCGCAGCTTCAGCCGCAGCCGCCGCGCGCGCCGAAGCGGCATCGTTGCGCGAGGAACTGCGTCGCCACCGGCACCTCTACTACGTCGAGGCCGAGCCCGAGATCTCCGACGTCGAATACGATGCGCTCGAACGGCGGCTGCAGGAACTCGAGGCCCTGTGGCCCGACCTGGCGTCCGCCGACACGCCGACCGCGCAGGTCGGCAGCGATGCCGACGCGCGATTTCCGAGCCTGCCGCACAGCCGTCCCATGCTCAGCCTGGCGAACAGCTACGAGCCGACCGAGATCGACGAGTTCACCGCGCGCCTGCGCCGCGAGCTGACGGGACCGGCGGCGGCACTTCCGCTCCGGTTGACCGTGGAACCGAAGATCGACGGCGTGGCGCTGGCGGTCCGCTACCGCGACGGGCGTCTCGAGGCCGGGCTCACCCGCGGCGACGGCAAGCGCGGCGATCTCATCACCGCGAATGCCGCGACCATCAGGGGCGTGCCGACAGAACTGCCTGCGGGCTGGCAGTCCGCCTTTCCGGCGCCGGCGCCGCGGTTCTTCGAGGCGCGCGGGGAAGCCTACCTCTCGCTGTCGCGCTTCGCGAAGCTGAACGAGGAACGGCTCGACGCCGGTCTCGAGGCCCTGGCCAACCCGCGCAACGCGACCGCGGGAACGCTCAAGACGCTCGACGTGGAGGAAGTCCGGAAGCGCGGCTTGTCGGCGTTCTTCTACCAGCTGTTCCCGCTGCCGGGCGACGACGGCACGACCAGCGAGGACTTCCCCGATCACACCGCCGAGATGGCAGCGCTGCGTGCCCTGGGATTGCCGGTCAACCCGTTCCTTCGCTCGGCCGACGACGCGGCCGGCGTGCACGCTCATCTCGAGGAACTGCAGCGTGAGCGCGGGTCGTTCGACTACCAGATCGACGGCGCCGTCGTGAAGGTGGACAGCCGCGCGCAGCAGGCGGCGCTCGGCTTCACGGCCAAGGCGCCGCGCTGGGGCGTGGCCTACAAGTTCGCGGCCGAGGAGGCCGTGACCACGCTGCGGGGCATCACGCTGCAGGTGGGGCGCACCGGCGTGATCACGCCGGTGGCGGAACTGGAGCCGGTGGCCCTGGCCGGCACCACCGTCAGCCGTGCCACGCTGCACAACTGGGACGAACTCGAGCGCAAGGACATCCGCATCGGCGACACCGTGGTGGTGGCCAAGGGTGGCGACATCATCCCCAAGGTGCTGAGCGTCGTAATGGAGCGGCGACCGCAGAACGCGCAGCCGTTGCCGCCGCCGTCCGCGTGCCCGGTCTGCGGCTCGCCGACCGTGCGCCGCGAGGAAGAGGTGGCGCTGCGTTGCAGTAACCCGCGTTGCCCGGCGGTCATGGCGGGGCGTCTGCGGCATTTCGCCGGTCGCGACGCCTGCGACATCGACGGGCTGGGTGGGCGCTGGATCGACCTGTTCCTCGAGCGCGGGCTGGTGCGTGGGCCTGCCGACCTGTTCGTGCTCGAGCGCGAGACGCTGGCGGCGCTGCCCGGCTGGGGCGAAAAGTCCGCCGACCGGCTGCTGGCCGGCCTCGAGCGTGCGCGACGTCGCCCGTGGGCAGCCAAGATCTTCGCGCTGGGGATTCCCCAGGTCGGCGTCTCGACGGCGTTGACGCTGGCGCGACACTACTCCGGCATCGATGCGCTCCGAGCCGCCACGCCGGCGACACTGGCCGACCTGCCCGACATCGGGCCCGTGGTCGGCGAGCAGGTCTGCGCCTTCTTCGCCGGCGATGACGGGCGCGACCTGGTGGCGGGGCTGCGTGTCGCCGGCTTCTTCCTGGATGCGGAGGAACTGCCGCCGGCGCCGGCGGCGGTCGGCGACAACTGGTTTGCCGGGCGCACGTTCGTGCTCACCGGGACTCTGGAGAACATGACGCGCGGTGAAGCGCGGGCGGCCATCGAGGCGTTCGGCGGCAAGGTGGCCGGCAGCGTCAGTCGCGCCACGCATGTCGTGGTGGCCGGCGCGAAAGCCGGCAGCAAGCTCGACAAGGCAACCGAGCTGGGCATCGAGGTGGTCGACGAAGAGGGCTTCAGGCGCCGCCTGCAGGAGATCGGACCCGGCGGAAGCGGTGGCGATGACCCGGCGAACGCCTGA
- a CDS encoding BamA/TamA family outer membrane protein: MSAAAFPVPVLPFLPQLTVPPTPATTAAPSVPAASAVGARRPVALVTRPGAVPGPREQAWLQEDRAWLNGPGALYLPALTEADTALAARVAAGPADVAAASALRRRLATAAIARGDTISPLRGREAVLRDRWLARGYLQASVSSVGDTVLLHAGQPWTLAPWQVGGDDFPGRERLLDDWLPKAGSRFEAGNIDYGVRALLEAIGELGYPFPRWVVSDLRLDAAARTVTIVATLLPGTPARIGPVTSDVGDPRAERFLARASGLQPGAPLRGSDLRRAVERLWARDLYAELDTARVYTTTAVDTVGVHFPARLRPRQNRLHVVLGLSRRADTEKARLSGEVDLRLPNLASSGRALHVGWRDDGAGRSRFGFSWLEPLAFGTPLDVTLALDSEVQSEAYTRFTTELGARLSVVALWGLEVAAGRDRSTYPEGLVARTERTRARAAVLHRRGDRARSGWEGSFAVESAWRSSQAREGTAGTAELAAAVRQRLLSGDLAGEAWLWRRAALAARVSVRKLDGGEREAPLSEHFRFGGAASLRGYGEGEFHGVEAAWASLEWRLGPPRGSRLYTFWDVGYFGFWSAAAGEDAGGERRRGWPQGYGLGLLARTPGGDLSLAVGFPGTVDFDLAKLHVTLLESF, from the coding sequence GTGTCGGCCGCGGCCTTCCCGGTCCCGGTCCTGCCCTTCCTGCCGCAGCTGACGGTGCCGCCGACGCCGGCGACGACCGCTGCCCCGTCGGTGCCGGCTGCGTCTGCGGTGGGGGCGCGCCGCCCCGTCGCCCTTGTCACACGCCCGGGCGCCGTCCCGGGCCCGCGCGAGCAGGCCTGGCTGCAGGAGGACCGGGCGTGGTTGAACGGCCCGGGCGCCTTGTACCTGCCTGCCCTCACCGAAGCCGACACCGCACTCGCGGCCCGCGTCGCCGCCGGGCCGGCGGACGTGGCGGCAGCGTCGGCGCTGCGACGGCGCCTGGCCACCGCGGCCATTGCGCGCGGCGACACGATCAGCCCCCTGCGCGGACGCGAGGCCGTGCTGCGCGACCGCTGGCTGGCGCGCGGTTACCTGCAGGCATCGGTCAGCTCGGTTGGCGACACGGTCCTGTTGCATGCCGGGCAGCCGTGGACACTCGCTCCCTGGCAGGTGGGAGGCGACGATTTCCCCGGCCGCGAGCGACTGCTCGACGACTGGTTGCCGAAGGCGGGATCGCGCTTCGAGGCCGGGAACATCGACTACGGTGTGCGCGCCCTGCTCGAGGCGATCGGCGAACTCGGCTACCCGTTCCCGCGCTGGGTGGTGTCCGACCTGCGGCTCGATGCCGCCGCGCGGACGGTGACCATCGTCGCCACGCTGCTGCCGGGAACACCGGCCCGGATCGGACCGGTGACCAGTGATGTCGGTGACCCGCGTGCCGAGCGCTTCCTGGCGCGGGCCAGCGGCCTGCAACCCGGGGCCCCGCTGCGCGGCAGCGACCTCCGTCGCGCCGTCGAGCGCCTGTGGGCCCGCGACCTGTATGCCGAGCTGGACACCGCGCGCGTCTACACGACTACCGCGGTCGACACCGTCGGCGTGCACTTCCCGGCGCGGCTGCGGCCCCGCCAGAACCGGCTGCACGTGGTGCTGGGGCTGAGCCGGCGCGCGGACACCGAAAAGGCACGGTTGAGCGGAGAGGTTGACCTGCGCCTGCCGAACCTGGCCTCGAGCGGTCGGGCCCTGCATGTGGGCTGGCGTGACGACGGCGCCGGCCGCTCGCGCTTCGGGTTCTCGTGGCTGGAGCCGCTCGCCTTCGGCACGCCGCTTGATGTGACCCTGGCGCTGGACAGCGAAGTGCAGTCGGAAGCGTACACGCGCTTCACGACCGAGCTCGGCGCGCGCCTGTCGGTGGTCGCGCTGTGGGGGCTCGAGGTGGCGGCCGGGCGCGACCGTTCGACCTATCCGGAAGGCCTGGTGGCGCGCACGGAACGCACGCGGGCGCGCGCAGCGGTCCTGCATCGCCGGGGCGACCGGGCACGCAGCGGCTGGGAAGGCAGCTTCGCCGTCGAGTCGGCGTGGCGCTCGTCCCAGGCGCGCGAGGGAACGGCGGGAACGGCTGAGCTTGCGGCAGCGGTGCGGCAGCGGCTCCTGTCGGGCGATCTCGCGGGCGAGGCGTGGCTGTGGCGCCGCGCGGCCCTGGCAGCGCGCGTCTCGGTGCGCAAGCTCGACGGCGGCGAGCGCGAGGCGCCGCTGTCCGAGCACTTCCGCTTCGGCGGCGCCGCCTCGTTGCGCGGCTATGGCGAAGGCGAGTTCCACGGTGTCGAGGCGGCGTGGGCCAGCCTGGAATGGCGCCTGGGGCCGCCGCGGGGCTCGCGACTTTACACCTTCTGGGACGTGGGGTACTTTGGGTTCTGGTCCGCTGCGGCGGGCGAGGACGCGGGCGGGGAACGCCGGCGTGGCTGGCCGCAGGGCTACGGACTGGGCCTGTTGGCGCGCACGCCGGGCGGCGACCTGTCGCTGGCCGTGGGCTTCCCGGGCACGGTCGACTTCGACCTGGCCAAGCTGCACGTCACCCTTCTGGAATCCTTCTGA